In Arthrobacter alpinus, a single window of DNA contains:
- a CDS encoding DUF1801 domain-containing protein, producing the protein MSSEYKTAPTQVDPWEFINTVDTSAIRRQDARVLTELMEEVTGQPPRMWGPTIIGFGEYHYKYASGREGDAAAVGFSPRKASLVIYGLQYPPKAPPLLEKLGKFKSSVACLYINKLADIDLDVLRELIAMTYEHSTTTDIQSLQSQRD; encoded by the coding sequence ATGAGCTCAGAGTACAAGACAGCACCAACCCAGGTAGACCCATGGGAATTCATCAACACCGTGGACACCTCGGCTATCCGGCGCCAGGACGCCCGCGTACTGACGGAGTTGATGGAGGAGGTCACAGGGCAGCCGCCACGTATGTGGGGGCCCACCATCATTGGCTTCGGTGAATACCACTACAAGTACGCTTCCGGACGCGAAGGTGACGCGGCCGCCGTCGGATTTTCACCAAGAAAAGCCAGCCTGGTGATTTATGGGTTGCAGTATCCGCCCAAGGCTCCGCCATTGCTGGAAAAATTGGGGAAGTTCAAATCGAGCGTGGCATGCCTGTACATCAACAAATTGGCCGACATTGACCTGGACGTGCTCCGCGAGCTCATCGCAATGACGTATGAACACTCCACCACAACAGACATCCAATCGCTGCAATCTCAGCGGGACTAG
- the rplI gene encoding 50S ribosomal protein L9, translating into MAKLILTHEVSGLGAAGDIVEVKNGYARNFLLPRGFALTWSKGGEKQVEAIKAARAAHAHATTEAAQAQAAALQAQPVVLTVKAGETGRLFGTVKAEDVAKAVAAAGLGTIDKRKVELPAHIKSTGKHTATLRLHEDVSAVITLNVVAG; encoded by the coding sequence ATGGCAAAGCTCATTTTGACCCACGAAGTAAGCGGCCTCGGTGCCGCTGGCGACATCGTTGAGGTAAAGAACGGTTACGCACGTAACTTTCTTCTGCCCCGCGGCTTCGCACTGACCTGGTCCAAGGGTGGTGAGAAGCAGGTTGAAGCCATCAAGGCTGCACGTGCTGCTCACGCACACGCTACGACCGAAGCTGCTCAGGCACAGGCTGCTGCCTTGCAGGCTCAGCCGGTTGTTCTGACCGTCAAGGCCGGCGAAACTGGACGTCTGTTCGGTACCGTCAAGGCTGAAGACGTTGCAAAGGCTGTTGCCGCTGCAGGTCTCGGAACCATCGACAAGCGCAAGGTTGAACTGCCTGCTCACATCAAGAGCACCGGCAAGCACACTGCAACCCTTCGTCTCCACGAAGATGTTTCAGCTGTTATCACCTTGAACGTTGTAGCAGGCTAA
- the rpsR gene encoding 30S ribosomal protein S18, which translates to MAKAELRKPKPKSNPLKAADITVIDYKDVALLRKFISDRGKIRARRVTGVTVQEQRKIAQAIKNAREVALLPYSGAGRG; encoded by the coding sequence ATGGCTAAGGCTGAACTCCGTAAGCCCAAACCAAAGTCCAACCCCCTGAAGGCCGCTGACATCACTGTCATCGACTACAAGGACGTAGCATTGCTGCGCAAGTTCATCTCTGATCGCGGAAAGATCCGTGCGCGCCGCGTCACGGGTGTAACCGTTCAGGAGCAGCGCAAGATCGCTCAGGCAATCAAGAATGCCCGCGAAGTTGCCTTGCTGCCCTACTCCGGCGCTGGCCGCGGTTAA
- a CDS encoding single-stranded DNA-binding protein, translating to MAGETTITVIGNLTSDPELRFTPSGSAVANFTIASTPRTFDRQSNEWKDGETLFLRASIWREAAENVAESLTKGTRVIVSGRLKSRTYDTKEGEKRTVMELEVDEIGPSLRYANAKVNRTQRSGAQGGGNFGGGNGGQGGNFGGGNAGGAQGGFGSNAGGGNFGGNGGQQQQQSAPASDPWATPGGSTGGWGAGPDNSEPPF from the coding sequence ATGGCAGGCGAAACCACTATCACGGTCATTGGTAATCTCACCAGTGACCCGGAACTTCGGTTCACACCGAGCGGTTCAGCAGTAGCGAACTTCACCATTGCGTCGACTCCGCGGACCTTTGACCGTCAGAGCAACGAGTGGAAGGACGGCGAAACGCTGTTCCTCCGTGCGTCGATCTGGCGTGAAGCGGCCGAGAACGTTGCCGAATCCCTGACAAAGGGTACTCGCGTGATTGTTTCGGGCCGGCTGAAGTCGCGGACCTACGACACTAAAGAAGGCGAAAAGCGCACCGTCATGGAGCTTGAGGTCGATGAGATCGGCCCCTCGCTGCGTTACGCAAACGCCAAAGTTAACCGCACTCAGCGCTCCGGCGCCCAGGGCGGCGGCAACTTTGGTGGCGGCAATGGCGGCCAGGGCGGAAACTTCGGCGGCGGCAACGCTGGCGGAGCGCAAGGCGGCTTTGGCTCCAACGCTGGCGGAGGAAACTTCGGCGGCAATGGTGGCCAACAGCAGCAGCAATCCGCACCGGCATCTGATCCCTGGGCAACGCCCGGCGGCTCAACTGGCGGCTGGGGCGCAGGCCCGGATAACTCCGAGCCTCCCTTCTAA
- the rpsF gene encoding 30S ribosomal protein S6 codes for MRPYELMVIIDPDVDERTVEPSLQKFLNVITNDGGTIEKVDIWGRRRLAYDIQKKSEGIYAVVNFTAEPATAQELDRVLGINETILRTKITRPEEQKVVAE; via the coding sequence ATGCGTCCTTACGAACTGATGGTAATCATCGACCCCGATGTTGATGAGCGTACCGTTGAGCCGTCGCTTCAGAAGTTCCTGAATGTCATCACCAACGATGGTGGAACCATCGAAAAGGTTGACATCTGGGGCCGTCGTCGCCTGGCTTATGACATCCAGAAGAAGTCTGAAGGTATCTACGCAGTGGTGAACTTCACCGCTGAGCCTGCTACCGCTCAGGAACTTGACCGCGTGCTTGGTATCAACGAGACCATCCTGCGCACCAAGATCACCCGTCCGGAAGAGCAGAAGGTTGTTGCCGAGTAA
- a CDS encoding DUF3375 domain-containing protein, protein MRFTDNAVAQWHAQQQLRLSPAWKLLQGAPWTVAFLRSAFTASKQRVPLETFHADLADFMKELREENLSLNEAWQASHYADSWVRSQFLSRPMVDGKFFYEPTAGTARVLAFIDTLTGNRTNLNSSRLSTLLNSIETLSAQSDPNPESRIATLEAEIAERESELSSLRAGASPAVLSDDSAVAATRSVLDLAAGLPADFKRMRDGVEVMLHSIRQEIMESSVTKGVAVGQVLAGDKALRGTAEGETFQGFTEFLNDPVQQARFRQSINEVLERDFTDQLSSEERGNLASLLREMRRQAGEVHAIYGRLSESLHAYVQSAEFKESVLLRKAIHAAEQAVASAALGSRTGVVEPLLYSPEFETLAGLGIFNPEDHVPPPKLAAPPALSGADIHRTPVTPAPDMPRLHAAVEHARQIRNGSATLHEVYASLPSELQHINTIRGLILAARSSDNSVDPEQSETLTFTQIDGSTRTARVPLFTFTKDSAS, encoded by the coding sequence ATGCGCTTTACCGACAACGCCGTTGCGCAGTGGCACGCCCAGCAACAGTTGCGCCTGAGCCCAGCATGGAAGCTGCTCCAAGGCGCCCCATGGACCGTGGCCTTCCTTCGTTCAGCATTCACGGCGAGCAAGCAGCGCGTGCCGCTGGAGACATTCCACGCCGATCTGGCCGATTTCATGAAGGAACTGCGAGAGGAAAACCTGAGCCTCAATGAGGCTTGGCAGGCTTCGCACTATGCCGATTCCTGGGTGCGCAGCCAGTTTCTTTCCCGACCTATGGTGGATGGCAAGTTTTTCTACGAACCCACGGCCGGCACGGCACGGGTGTTGGCGTTCATTGACACGCTCACGGGTAACCGGACCAATCTGAACAGCTCGCGCCTCAGCACACTGCTGAACAGCATCGAGACGCTGTCTGCGCAAAGCGACCCCAATCCTGAATCCCGAATTGCCACCCTTGAGGCGGAAATTGCCGAGCGCGAAAGCGAGCTCTCCTCCCTGAGGGCCGGCGCCAGCCCTGCAGTGCTATCGGATGATTCCGCCGTTGCGGCCACGCGCAGCGTGCTGGATCTGGCGGCGGGCCTGCCGGCGGACTTCAAGCGCATGCGCGACGGCGTCGAGGTCATGTTGCACTCGATTCGCCAGGAAATCATGGAATCCTCCGTGACTAAGGGTGTTGCAGTTGGCCAGGTTTTGGCCGGGGACAAGGCTTTGCGCGGAACCGCAGAAGGTGAAACTTTCCAAGGCTTCACCGAGTTCCTCAACGACCCCGTTCAGCAGGCACGCTTTAGGCAGTCAATCAATGAGGTGCTGGAGCGTGACTTTACGGACCAGCTCAGCTCTGAGGAGCGCGGCAACTTGGCCTCACTCCTGCGTGAGATGCGCAGGCAGGCCGGCGAGGTTCACGCGATTTATGGGCGCCTGTCTGAAAGTTTGCACGCCTACGTTCAATCGGCCGAATTCAAAGAGTCGGTCCTGCTGCGCAAGGCGATTCATGCAGCCGAACAGGCCGTGGCGTCGGCCGCGTTGGGTTCGCGCACCGGCGTTGTTGAACCGCTTTTGTACAGCCCTGAATTTGAAACCCTGGCCGGGTTGGGCATCTTCAATCCGGAGGATCATGTGCCACCACCCAAGCTCGCCGCACCACCGGCGTTGAGCGGCGCTGATATCCACCGCACACCTGTCACCCCGGCACCGGACATGCCAAGGCTGCATGCCGCCGTCGAGCATGCCCGTCAAATCCGCAATGGATCCGCCACCCTGCATGAGGTTTATGCATCATTGCCAAGCGAACTTCAGCACATCAACACCATTCGCGGACTGATTCTTGCTGCCCGCAGCTCCGATAACAGCGTCGACCCGGAGCAAAGTGAAACACTGACCTTCACCCAGATCGACGGCAGCACCCGCACAGCGCGTGTCCCGTTGTTCACCTTCACTAAGGACTCCGCATCATGA
- a CDS encoding DUF4194 domain-containing protein, with the protein MSTSSQSTPQLRGAGASARAGNTGSTERILFDGDTGSFPLELRQGLVRLLRGPYVDGAAEPALWNTILTHSVSLQQYFSEIFLLLTVDSERKIALLAPAGIDAVHTQPIVARKPLRREETLLALRLRVLLDRHAGSGTDVGISRAAAREILAEHRQPGTVDDKRLDEQTDAALARLLNLKLILPTELEHEYRVSNALALALPFDSIDQIPAYLAALEKTAGSDLFEATADGSQDENDAEETINAAQEIRQ; encoded by the coding sequence ATGAGCACCAGTTCCCAGTCAACCCCTCAACTGCGCGGCGCCGGCGCGTCAGCGCGTGCGGGAAATACAGGCAGCACCGAGCGGATCCTGTTCGACGGCGACACCGGTTCCTTCCCGTTGGAACTGCGCCAGGGGCTTGTGCGGCTGTTGCGTGGACCTTACGTTGACGGCGCGGCAGAGCCCGCACTCTGGAACACCATTCTGACCCACTCCGTGTCACTGCAGCAGTACTTCAGTGAGATCTTTTTGCTGCTGACGGTGGATTCCGAACGCAAGATCGCCCTGCTGGCCCCGGCCGGGATCGATGCCGTTCACACGCAGCCTATCGTGGCCCGAAAGCCCCTGCGGCGTGAGGAAACCCTGCTTGCCCTGCGCCTGCGGGTCCTGCTCGATCGGCACGCCGGATCTGGCACCGATGTGGGCATTTCGCGCGCCGCCGCCCGTGAGATTCTGGCCGAACACCGCCAGCCTGGCACGGTTGATGACAAGCGACTCGACGAACAGACAGACGCGGCACTGGCCAGGCTGCTCAATCTCAAACTGATCCTGCCCACGGAACTCGAGCATGAATACCGGGTCAGCAATGCGCTTGCCCTGGCGCTGCCCTTTGACTCGATCGACCAAATTCCCGCCTACCTGGCCGCATTGGAGAAAACTGCCGGAAGCGATCTCTTTGAAGCCACCGCTGACGGCAGCCAAGACGAGAACGACGCAGAAGAGACCATCAACGCAGCGCAGGAGATCCGCCAGTGA